The window GGAGATCGAGCAGCTTCAGCACTACGCCACCCGCATCGCCAGCGGCGCCTTCGACAACGCCAGCCGCAAGGAACTCGTGGACCAGTCCTTCCAGGGTCTGGCCCGCAGCCGCAGCGACATGAGCGGCCGCGGCGTGACCGTGGACACCGCCGTGCTGAACCTGGGCGTCGTGCAGGACACCGGCAGCGGCGTGGAACTCGAGTGCGTGCGCCAGGGCGGCAAGCTGCGCGTCCGCGCCGTGTCGGACGGCTTCGACCCGGGACGCAACATCCAGTTCCCCCGCGCACTGCGCGCCGACGGCGTGCACTACGTCGTGGACGGGCTGGAAAGCAGCGCGGACGGCAGCTTCTACCGCGTGACCGGCGACATCCGCCGCATCGTCCGCCCCGGCGAGGCCGACCCCCTGCAGAACCTCAGCGTGGGCGGCGGGTACGGCGCGCGCCGCAGCGCCGCCCGGGCCGGCGTGACCAAGGCCGCCAAGACCGTCGCCGACCTGGAAACCACCGATTCCAGCGACGGCGGCATCCTGGTGCAGTGCGTCAAGGAAGGCAGTAAGCTGCGTGCCCGCGTGGTGCAGGACGGTTACGAACCCGACTGGAACATGCGCTTCCCCCGCTCCATCCGCGAGGAGGGCACCCTGTACGTCGTGGACACCGTCGCCACCGCCCCGGACGGCAAGAGCTACATCGCCAGCGGCGAGATCCGCAAGCTGGTGCAGCCCAGCTGAGGGCCACCTGACCTGAATGTGGGACGGGCCAGTTGGCCTGTCCCACACGCTTTGTGCGGGGGCATTTGCCCGCGGCCAGCCCGCCGACCGAACCTGCACGCCCTGTAACCCTTCTTACGTTCTATAACAAGGGTCATGACTCCCACCGATCTCCTGAGCACCCTCCTGACCGAACTCGGCTGGAACCTCGCCGTGTGGCTGCCCACCGTGCTGGCCAGCATCGCCTTCATCCGCCTGATCATGGGCGTGCGGGTGCGCGAAATCATCACGGAAATCGAGGAGCACCAGACCGCCGCCATCGGCGCCGTGTTCTTCTCCGTGTCGCTGGGCTTCAGCCTGCTGCTCAGCCGCACCATCGCCAGCCCCGCCGTCGCCATGGACACCTCCTGGGCGACAGCCTTCACCTGGCTGGCCCTGGCCCTGCTGGTCACGCTGATCCTGTTCTTCATGGGCGTGCTGGTCGTCTTCGGCTCCCTGGCCCGCCGCCGCGGCGAGGGCCTGCTCGCCTACATCCGCCGCGAGATGCGCGAGGAGCACAACCTCGCCCTGTCGTTCATCATGGGCGCCCTGTTCATCGTGCCGGCGGTCGTCACCTACCATGTCACGCTCTGAGCACCGCCCCGCGCGGAACGGCGATCCTGCCGGACCCGTACTGAACAGTATGACGAAGGCCGCCCCCAAGACCTTTCACCTGCCCATGCTGGCGTCCCTGCCGGTGCTGCTCGCGGGCTGCGGCGACTCGGACGACCTGAGCCGCTACAACCGCATGCAGTACGCCAGCTATCAGGAATGCCTGATCGCCAACCAGCAGCTCATCCAGCAGGGCCTGCAGAACCCCTGCACCGAAGAGGACGACGACACCGACCTTTTCAAGAAGAAAAAGAAGTACTACGGGCCGCTGTTCTACGCCGGGTCCGGCAGCACCCGCTACGTCGGCTACTCGGGCCGGTACGGCGGCGTGCTCTCCGACAGCGGCCTGACGTACGACAGCAAGAAGGGGTCGTACGGCAGCTTCAAGGCCCCCGTCAGCCGCGGCGGCCTGACCTCCACCGCCCGCGGCGCGCTCAGCTCGGGCGGCTGAGGGCGTGCAGCGCCTCACCCTGCCGCCCCGCCCGAACTGGGAGGCCCGACTGCAGGAGGTCGGGTTCACCTGGTACGCCCCCACGCCGGAACACCCGGTGCCGTACTGGGGCGAGGACGCCTGCTACGCCCTGAGCGCCGCGCAGGCCGCCCGGCTGCAACGCGACGCCCAGACCCTCACGCACATGGTGCTGGACGCTACCGGGCACGCCATCGAACGCGGCCGCCTCGCGGAACTCGGCATTCCCGCCTTCCTGCACGCCGCCGTACGGGACTCCTGGGACCGCGACGACCCCAGCGTGTACATGCGCCTGGACCTCGCGTACGACGGCGTGAACCCCCCGAAACTGCTGGAGGTGAACGCCCAGACACCCACCAGCCTGATCGAGGCGGCTGTCAGTCAGTGGCAGTGGCTGGAAGACCGCCTCGCCGCCGGGCAGTTCCCGGCCGGCACCACGCAGTGGAACACCATCCACGAGGGCCTGCTCGAACAGTGGCAGCATATCAGGGCCGCGCGGGGCGTGGGGCAGCTGCACTTCAGCGCCGGACGCAACGACGAGGACATCGCCACCGTCACGTACCTGCGCGAACTCGCGCAGCAGGCCGGGGCCAGCACCGACTTCGTGATCGCCGACCAGATCGGCACGTCCGAACAGGAAACGCACCTGCTCGACCACTGGACGCTGACCATCCGGCACCTGATGTGGCTGTGGCCCTTCGAATTCGCCTGGGAATCCCGCGACGCCGCCTACCTCGCCCGCACGCACACCCGCTTCATCGAACCGCTCTGGAAGACCGCGTCCGGCAGCAAGGGCCTGCTCGCCCTGCTGCACGAACTCCACCCCGGCCACGACCTGCTGCTGCCCGCCACGCTGACCCCCGGCGCGCTCGGCGCGGACGTCGTGCGCAAACCCCTGTACTCCCGCGAGGGCCAGAACGTCACGCTGCCCGGCCAGCCCAGCACGCCCGGCGACTACGCCGACCTCGGGGTTGTCGAGCAGGCGTACACGCCGCTGCCCGAATACCCCGCCGGGGACGGCCCGCGCTACCCGGTGCTGGGCGTGTGGGTGGCCGGGGACGAGGTGTGCGGCCTCGGCATCCGCGAGGGCCGCGGCCGGGTCACCGACAACCGCGCCACGTTCGTCCCGCACGTGATCACCGCCGACCCGGGCTGACCCCATGACCACGACCCCCCATGCCAGCTTCATGCACCGCCTGCACGACTTCCTCGACCCGAGCGACGGCGCCGGTCCCGCCGAGCGGTTCTTCAACGCCCTGCTCGTCGCCCTGATCCTGCTCACGGTCGCCATCACCATCCTCAGCACCGTGCCCAGCATCCACGCGCAGTACGGCCCCCTCATCCGGCTGTTCGACCTGTTCTGCTTCGTGATCTTCGGCCTGGAGTACGCCGCCCGGCTGTACGTCACGCCGCTGCGCCCCGGCCTGCCGCGCGGCGGGCGCGGGTACTGGCAGTACGCCACGTCCCCGCTGCCGCTCATCGACCTGCTCGTGCTCATCTCCCTGCTCGTCCCGGGCGCCACTGCCCTGGCCAGCCTGCGCGGCCTGCGCATGCTCAAGCTCCTGTCGCTGCTCAAGCTCGGCCGGTACTCGGACTCCCTGCAACTCATCGGCCGCGTGATCCTGCAACGCGCCGGAGAACTGCTCACCACCGTCCTGATCGTGATCGTCCTGGTGTTCATCGCCGCAAGCGTCCTGTACGAGGTCGAGGCCGGCGCCGGCACGAAAGGCTTCGAGAGCATCCCCCAGGCGCTCTGGTGGGCGGTCGTGACCCTCACCACCACCGGGTACGGCGACGTGTACCCCGCCACGCCCGTCGGGAAGGTCGCCGCCGGGTTCATCATGCTGTTCGGCGTGGGGATGGTCGCCCTCCCCGCCGGCATGATCGCCAGCGGCTTCGCCGAGGAACTCGCCCGCCTGCGCATGGTCGAGCAGACCGCCCAGGAAACCCGCGCCGCCCGCTACTGCCCCCACTGCGGCGAGAAACTCCCCTGAACCGCTGAACACTCACGTGAGCGCATACCGGCCGACCCTGAATGATGGGACACGGCCGGTACGCTTTCGCAGCGCGGCACCGCAGGCGGGCTCCGAAAGAACTACGCGTGCCGGCCTGGGCAGCAGCGGAGCAGGTCCAGCGCGTCGTCAGACCGTCCAGCGGCGCTTGAGCGCTTGAGGGATCACGCCGTTCCGGTGGCCCTGATCATCCCATGTGCCCATCATGGTTAGGCCCGCCGGCTGGCTACACGCCTTGTTTCGCTCTGCTCATGGAGGTGCGGCAGGAGATCAGCTGACGTGGCGCGGGCCAGGGGGCGTGAAGCCCTGAGGCTTGACCCCACGGGCTGGCCCTGCGTTTACTGACCGGTGACCGAGGCCCTGTGCAGGCGCACGTCTCGAAAGGAGTCAGCCATGACCCAACCCCCCGTGAAGCTGCTCGTCGTCTTCTCCTCCACCTACGGCACCAACCTCGGCATGGCCCGCGAGGCCGCCCAGGCCGCCGAAGCCGCCGGTGCCCAGGTCCGCCTGCGCCGCGCTGCCGAAACTGCGCCGCAGAGCGTCGTGGACAGCCAGGAACCCTGGAAGGCGAACCTGCAGGCCATGCAGGACATCCCGGCTGCGACCCCGGACGACATGGAGTGGGCAGACGGCTTCGTCTTCAGCTCGCCCACCCGATTCGGCGGGGCGGCCAGCCAGATGCGCGCCTTCATCGACACCCTCGGGGGGCTGTGGGCCAACGGGAAGCTCGCCGGCAAGACCTTCAGCGCCATGACCAGCGCCCAGAACCCCAACGGCGGCCAGGAAACCACGTTGCAGACCCTGTACGTCACCGCCATGCACTGGGGCGCGGTGCTGGTGCCACCCGGCTACACCCACCAGCACATCTTCGCCAGCGGCGGGAACCCCTACGGTGCCAGCGTGACGGCAAACGGCCAGCCTCTGAGCGACGAGGACCGCCACACCATCCGCCATCAGGTGAACCGGCAGGTCGAACTCACCCGCAAACTCCTGAGCTGAGCGAGAGGCAGAAGTCTGGCGCTCGCTGATCGTTCGCCGATCAGTGCCCTCGGCACCGTTTCTGTCCTTCAACGTGTCAGTTGCCGTGTCCGACGGCCAACGGTGCGGGCAGCAGCGCCTCGGCCTGCGCCGCCGGCAGAGGCCGGCTGAACAGGTACCCCTGACCCAGGTCGCAGTGCAGGGCCCAGAGGGTGTCGCGCTGCCAGGCCTCCTCGACCCCTTCGGCCACCACGCGGACGCCCTGGTCGTGCGCCAGCGTCACGATGGCCCGCACGAAGCCGTCCCCGCCGTCCCCCAGGATGGACACGAACGACCGGTCGATCTTCAGGACGTCCACCGGCAGCTGCCGCAGGTAACTCAGGCTGGAGTACCCGGTGCCGAAGTCGTCCAGCGCGATCCGCACGCCCAGGGCCCGCAGGTCCCGCATCTTCTGCGCGGAGACGGCCGCGTCCTGAATCAGGGTGCTTTCGGTGAGTTCCAGGACCAGCGCCTCCCCGGGAACGCCGTGCCGCTCCAGGGCGGCGGTGACCTGATCCACGAAGGCGCTCAGCCCGAACTGCGACGCCGAGACGTTCACAGACACCGTCAGGTCCGGGTGCTGCCCGCCGCGCCGCCACTCGGCGACCTGCTGCACGGCCCTGGACAGCACCCACGCGCCGAGCTCCGGCATCATGGCGCGCTCCTCGGCGAGCTTCACCACGGTCAGCGGCGGGACCGGCCCGAGGAGCGGGGAGTGCCAGCGAAGCAGCGCCTCGAACCCCACCAGATGGCCCCCCGCCAGGGACACGATGGGCTGGTAGTGCAGGTCGAGCGCGCCGTCCCGCAGCGCCTCGCGCAGGTGCGATTCCAGCTGCACCTGTTCACGCTGCGCGGCATGATCCTGCGCGTCGTAGAAGCGGTAGACGTTCTTGCCGGCGGCCTTGGCGCGGTACATGGCGAGGTCCGCCTGGTGCAGGGCGGTGGCGGCGTCGGCGCTGTCGGCGGGGCACACGGCGATGCCCACGCTGGCCGTCACGTGGAAGGTCGCTCGGCCGAACCGGACGGGCTGCGCGACGGCCGTGAGCAGCCGCTGAGCCACCTGCGTGAGCTGCCGGGTGTCGCGGACGGTCATGGTCAGCACGAACTCGTCCCCGCCGAACCGGGCGACGTCGTCCGAGGCGCGCGTGCTGGCCCGCAGCCGCTCGGCGATGTGCCGCAGCACCTCGTCCCCGGCCGCGTGCCCGTAGGCGTCATTCACGTACTTCATGCGGTCCAGGTCCATGAACATGACGCCCACCAGCAGCCCCTGGCGCTCGGCCGCCCCGATGCGCCGGTCGAGTTCCGCGTGCAGGGAACTGCGGTTGAGCAGGCCCGTCAGGGCGTCATGCCCGGCCTGAAAGGCCAGGGAGCGGGCCAGCCGGCCGTTGTCGAGCACCGCCAGCAGCTGCCGAAGGAACAGCAGCACGAACGCCGCGGTGACGAGCGGTCCGGGCAGCGGGTCGCGGCCCTGGGCGAGCAGGAACACGGCGTACGACAGGGTCAGGGCCATGGTCGGCAGGAGAATGTTCAGCCGGTGCCGGCGCTGCAGCGGCAGGGACCACGCGGTGGGCGCCGTGCCGCCCGGCGCGGCGAGCCGCACGTAGGCGGCCGTGCCGAAGGCCGTGAAGGCCAGCGTCCACAGCAGGTCCAGCGGGGTGCCGAGGTGGTACAGTCCCTGCGCCGCCTGGTGCGCGTACAGGCTGTGCGCGGCGAACAGACCGGCCAGCCCGCCGCCTATGAGCCCGAGTTGCGCGCGGTCCAGGCCGCGCGGCCGCCATACCGCCATGGACAGCACCAGGGCGAGCAGCCCCAGGTCCGAAACGGGATACGCGACAGCGACCGCCAAGGCGAAGGGCGTCGCGGCGTACGCGTCGAGAATGCGCTGCACTGAGAAATGCCAGATCAGGGAGCCGATGGCCGTGATGATGATTGCCACGTCGAGGAGGAAACTCAGGGCCAGCGTCCGTGACGGCGCGGGCTGCCAGACGTGCAGCACGCCCAGCAGGAAGCAGGGGGCCAGCAGCAGGTACCCGACGTCCGCCGCGGAGGGGAAGGTGGACGCTCCGGTCAGGTCCAGCCAGGTGTACAGGCCCTGCCCGGCGGCCCAGAACAGCAGCCCGGCGGTGAAGAAGGCCCAGGCGCGCCGGGCCTGCCCGCTCAGGCGGGTGGAGAGTGTCCAGGCGAGCGCGGCGGCCAGCAGACTGGGCGGAAAGAAGCTGAGGTTGCCCAGCACCGCCTGCCAGGCCCGGGGGGGCGCGCCGGCAAGCACCCAGGTGACGTGCACGGTCAGTGAGACGAGCAGCAGGATGAAGAGCGTGGTGGGGCGTTGGGTGCGGTTCACGGGTTCCTCCACCGGGTGTGGTTGCGGCTCATGATGCGGTGGGTTCCCTCTCCGAAGTCTGACCGTCCGGGTGAGCTGGTTGAATGAGCGTGAACGCATTAGGAATATATCGAAGTGAGGTGGGCCTTCCAGGCTTGTCCACAGCCTCTAAGCTGAGCGTGAGAGCCGCCCTTGACTAGCGCCCGGAGGGCTTTGCAAAAGTCCTGTAGGGCGCAGAATGGAATATATCGAACAAACAGGATGTCGGAGAATCGCCTCCCCTGCTGTCTCTCGTGGTTGAATTTCCCTCCTACGCCGACGTCCTCGGCGGAGCCCCGCACTGGATGCGTGTGTCTTTCCTCATGCTTGTGCCCGTGCTAGGGCATGAAGAAAAAGTCCCGTCGCGCGGAGCAGAACGATGAGATGTGGGAAGGCAGAGGAGCCCAGTCGAGCGGAAGCATTCGCTTGTATATATTCTTACAGTCTACTAGCGGAAAGGGGTTTGCTTG is drawn from Deinococcus ficus and contains these coding sequences:
- a CDS encoding ion transporter produces the protein MTTTPHASFMHRLHDFLDPSDGAGPAERFFNALLVALILLTVAITILSTVPSIHAQYGPLIRLFDLFCFVIFGLEYAARLYVTPLRPGLPRGGRGYWQYATSPLPLIDLLVLISLLVPGATALASLRGLRMLKLLSLLKLGRYSDSLQLIGRVILQRAGELLTTVLIVIVLVFIAASVLYEVEAGAGTKGFESIPQALWWAVVTLTTTGYGDVYPATPVGKVAAGFIMLFGVGMVALPAGMIASGFAEELARLRMVEQTAQETRAARYCPHCGEKLP
- a CDS encoding putative bifunctional diguanylate cyclase/phosphodiesterase; this translates as MNRTQRPTTLFILLLVSLTVHVTWVLAGAPPRAWQAVLGNLSFFPPSLLAAALAWTLSTRLSGQARRAWAFFTAGLLFWAAGQGLYTWLDLTGASTFPSAADVGYLLLAPCFLLGVLHVWQPAPSRTLALSFLLDVAIIITAIGSLIWHFSVQRILDAYAATPFALAVAVAYPVSDLGLLALVLSMAVWRPRGLDRAQLGLIGGGLAGLFAAHSLYAHQAAQGLYHLGTPLDLLWTLAFTAFGTAAYVRLAAPGGTAPTAWSLPLQRRHRLNILLPTMALTLSYAVFLLAQGRDPLPGPLVTAAFVLLFLRQLLAVLDNGRLARSLAFQAGHDALTGLLNRSSLHAELDRRIGAAERQGLLVGVMFMDLDRMKYVNDAYGHAAGDEVLRHIAERLRASTRASDDVARFGGDEFVLTMTVRDTRQLTQVAQRLLTAVAQPVRFGRATFHVTASVGIAVCPADSADAATALHQADLAMYRAKAAGKNVYRFYDAQDHAAQREQVQLESHLREALRDGALDLHYQPIVSLAGGHLVGFEALLRWHSPLLGPVPPLTVVKLAEERAMMPELGAWVLSRAVQQVAEWRRGGQHPDLTVSVNVSASQFGLSAFVDQVTAALERHGVPGEALVLELTESTLIQDAAVSAQKMRDLRALGVRIALDDFGTGYSSLSYLRQLPVDVLKIDRSFVSILGDGGDGFVRAIVTLAHDQGVRVVAEGVEEAWQRDTLWALHCDLGQGYLFSRPLPAAQAEALLPAPLAVGHGN
- the wrbA gene encoding NAD(P)H:quinone oxidoreductase is translated as MTQPPVKLLVVFSSTYGTNLGMAREAAQAAEAAGAQVRLRRAAETAPQSVVDSQEPWKANLQAMQDIPAATPDDMEWADGFVFSSPTRFGGAASQMRAFIDTLGGLWANGKLAGKTFSAMTSAQNPNGGQETTLQTLYVTAMHWGAVLVPPGYTHQHIFASGGNPYGASVTANGQPLSDEDRHTIRHQVNRQVELTRKLLS
- a CDS encoding glutathionylspermidine synthase family protein, yielding MQRLTLPPRPNWEARLQEVGFTWYAPTPEHPVPYWGEDACYALSAAQAARLQRDAQTLTHMVLDATGHAIERGRLAELGIPAFLHAAVRDSWDRDDPSVYMRLDLAYDGVNPPKLLEVNAQTPTSLIEAAVSQWQWLEDRLAAGQFPAGTTQWNTIHEGLLEQWQHIRAARGVGQLHFSAGRNDEDIATVTYLRELAQQAGASTDFVIADQIGTSEQETHLLDHWTLTIRHLMWLWPFEFAWESRDAAYLARTHTRFIEPLWKTASGSKGLLALLHELHPGHDLLLPATLTPGALGADVVRKPLYSREGQNVTLPGQPSTPGDYADLGVVEQAYTPLPEYPAGDGPRYPVLGVWVAGDEVCGLGIREGRGRVTDNRATFVPHVITADPG